The following are encoded together in the Lathyrus oleraceus cultivar Zhongwan6 chromosome 3, CAAS_Psat_ZW6_1.0, whole genome shotgun sequence genome:
- the LOC127132104 gene encoding uncharacterized protein LOC127132104 — protein sequence MEDETRRKVEDMVLDILKKSNIEETTEFTVRVAASERLGIDLSDSLSKQFVRTIIESYLISIATDDKPEEPPQVSTEAVNVIHNEPPQQCNNVVGVKRKNDDSEHVICQLSTKRNVTVRDFKGTPMVSIREFYLKDGKQKPTTKGISLPSEQWSNFKNSVPAIEEAITKLEGRIRSGHNGWKNGEVSSSVADVPVEPVPIEPVSIKPVPIELVPIEIVRFDGKNYQVWAEQIELLLKQLKINYVLTERCPNAMLGENNASAGEISITKAAEKRWANDDLMCRRNILSHLSDTLFNKYANRIMSAKELWEELKYVYLFEEYGTKRSKVKKYIEFQMVDEKEVADQIEELNRIADSIAAAGMRIEENFHVSVIISKLPRSWKDFCIKLMCEEHLPFWMLMERITIEEESRNGVKQVGEPPSDNVRLHHDNKGGIKGSDIKPQPGFPRKFEPNGKNKTCYICGQKGHISKNCWRWL from the exons ATGGAGGATGAAACTCGACGAAAAGTTGAAGACATGGTGTTGGATATTCTCAAAAAATCCAACATTGAAGAAACCACTGAGTTCACCGTCCGAGTTGCCGCTTCCGAACGACTCGGTATCGACCTTTCCGACTCACTCAGCAAACAATTTGTCAGAACCATTATCGAGTCTTACCTTATCTCCATCGCCACCGACGACAAACCGGAGGAACCGCCGCAAGTTTCCACCGAGGCAGTGAATGTGATACACAATGAACCGCCACAACAGTGCAATAATGTGGTGGGAGTGAAACGCAAAAACGACGATTCCGAACACGTTATTTGTCAG CTATCAACCAAGAGGAATGTGACTGTCCGAGATTTCAAAGGGACGCCAATGGTGTCAATTAGGGAGTTTTATCTAAAAGATGGAAAACAGAAGCCCACTACTAAAG GGATAAGTTTACCTTCTGAACAATGGTCAAACTTCAAGAATAGTGTTCCTGCCATCGAGGAAGCTATCACAAAGTTGGAAGGAAGGATAAG ATCAGGGCATAATGGCTGGAAAAATGGAGAAGTTTCAAGTTCAGTTGCTGATGTTCCTGTTGAGCCTGTCCCTATTGAGCCAGTCTCTATTAAGCCTGTGCCCATTGAGCTTGTCCCTATTGAGATCGTCCGTTTTGATGGGAAGAATTACCAAGTTTGGGCTGAACAGATAGAATTACTCTTGAAACAGTTAAAGATTAATTATGTGCTTACCGAGCGATGCCCAAATGCTATGTTAGGGGAAAACAATGCTAGTGCTGGAGAAATTTCTATAACCAAAGCTGCTGAAAAGAGATGGGCAAATGATGATTTAATGTGTCGTCGCAACATCTTGAGCCATTTATCTGATACTCTATTCAACAAGTATGCAAATAGAATAATGAGTGCTAAGGAGTTATGGGAAGAGTTGAAATATGTTTATTTGTTTGAGGAATATGGAACCAAGAGATCTAAGGTGAAAAAGTATATTGAATTTCAAATGGTTGATGAAAAAGAAGTCGCTGATCAAATTGAAGAACTTAATCGCATTGCAGACTCTATTGCTGCTGCTGGAATGCGTATAGAGGAGAACTTTCATGTCAGTGTCATCATTTCAAAGCTTCCACGGTCATGGAAAGACTTCTGCATCAAGTTAATGTGCGAGGAGCATCTACCTTTCTGGATGTTAATGGAGCGCATAACAATAGAGGAAGAGTCTCGCAATGGAGTCAAACAAGTTGGTGAACCTCCTTCTGATAATGTAAGATTGCACCATGACAATAAAGGAGGAATCAAGGGGTCTGACATTAAGCCGCAACCAGGTTTTCCAAGGAAGTTTGAACCTAATGGCAAGAACAAAACCTGTTATATTTGTGGTCAAAAGGGGCATATTTCTAAAAACTGTTGGAGATGGCTGTAA